In Candidatus Omnitrophota bacterium, the genomic window GAATTCCACGCTTAATGCCAAAGATTGCAATCTTAAATTAGGGTATGATTTAAACAGTGAAAATAATTTAAGCCTGAATTCCGGTTTTTATAAAAGCAGGGTGGGTGTGCCCTATAAGGTTTCTACTCCTGATTTAGAAGATAAGCAAAATACCTTGAATCGTTTTTTTGATTTTAGCTGGAATTTTAAGCCTGATACCAAGACTACTTTATTAGCTAAGGTTTATCAGAATTATGATAGATTGGAATTTTTGGATTTTTCATCAGGCTATAGCAATAAAAGTATCCATGGAACCACGGTAAGAGGGGGAGACTTACAGTTTGAAAAACAATTATTAGATTTATACCGTTTGGTCTGCGGGTTTAATTATGTCAAGAATATGAATGATAGTACTGCCACTGCAAAACATAAATATGATGTTACGGCAGGGTATTTGCAGAACCATTTTGATCTTTTTGATAAACTAAAGATTAATTTGGGTGCCAGAATAGATAATTATTCTAACTTTGGCACGCAATTTAACCCTAACCTCGATTTTCTTTATACCTTAAACGAAGCTATAAAACTGCATGGTTTAGTAAGCCGTTCATTCCGCGCCCCCACTTTTAATGATTTATATTGGCCAAGGACAGATTACTATTACTATGGGTTTTGGGTTGGAGGAGAGGAAGGAGACCCGAATTTAAAGCCGGAAAAAGGGGTAACTGAAGAACTCGGGGTTGAAACAAAATTAAATAAATATATCACTTCGGGTTTGACTTATTACCATAGCGATTATGACCAACTTATCCAGTGGTCAGATGATGGAAGCGGAATGTGGAGGCCACAGAATGTAAGCTCTGCTTCAATCAATGGTATAGAATTTGAAAACTTGGTAGATATTTCTGATAAGTTTGGATTGGGTATTAATTATACATTTTTAATGGCAAGAGATAAGAAAACCCATAAGTACCTTGTCTACCAGCCAGAGAATAAAATTGACTCTTCTTTGAAGTATAATGACCATAATGGGCTGACTGCTGAACTAAAGAGCCAATTTACAGGCGTGAGATTTAATGATGCTAACAATACAGGTAAGGTAAAGAGTTTTTTTGTTTTGGGGCTAAATGTATCAAAGAAGTTTAAGTCAGGCTTAACTTATTTTGCATACATAGATAATCTTTTAAACCGTAAATATCAGGTTCAATCTGGTTTTCCTATGCCCGGATTTTCCTTTACTGGTGGGGTTAAAGCCGAATTTTAGAAATAAATAGGATAGTCTGTTTCTTAGCGATAAATTCACTTGATAATTTGAAGAATCAAAATATAATAAAGAAGAAAGATAACGGGATTTAAAGAAATTATCAGGCGGATATTATTTGATGTCAGGTAAAACTGAAGTAGTCCAGAAAACAGCTTCTATGAAAATAGGGGCTGTTTTTTTTGCGGGCAGGATATATGATTAAATTCTTCTTAAGTCAGATGGATTACATCCTTTTTGTTTACGGCTTAAGTTTTATCGTTATAGCCGTAATTTCGCTGCTGTTGTTTGTCTCCCATAAAGAAAAATGGCTTTGGAAATGGCTTGCGTGGTTTGGTTTTTTCCAAGGGATATATGCCTGGCTCAATTTGTTGACATTGCATACCATTAGCAATGAAATATTCAATGTTGTTACTATTTTTTTCTTGATAGTTTCTTTAGTCTGTTTTTTTGAATCTGGAAGATGGTATATAGAAAAAAGTTATGGACGTTTGTTCAGCAGGTGGGTTTATATTCCAGCATTTCTATTGCTTATTTTAGGCTGGCATCTTGATGGTATAACAGGTGTCAATGTATTTTCCCGGTATATTTTTGGTGCAATAGGAGGCCTTTTAGTTGCTTTTGTATTTTTCAAGGTTTCTAAAACGAATATATTTAAAAGGACAAGAAGCAGTTTTGTATTGCCTCAAGTAATTATTTTGGTGCTATTTTCTTTGAGCCAAATTATTGTCCCTTATGCGAAGTTCCCTCCGGCAAATTTTATTAATCAGGATGCTTTCTTTCAGGTCACAGGTATACCTATACAGTTAATTAGGGCACTAGTTATTTTAATTTCCGCTTTGTTCCTGTGGTTATATTTTCGTTCAGCAGAAGTATTACCCGTTGCTTCCAAATCCAAGAAGGAGAAATACATAATTGCAGGATTGGTTTACGTTATATTATTCTTTGGTTGGATAATTACTGAGCAGATCGGAGAGTATTACAAGAAGGAAATCAATCACAACTTGCTTAGAGACGCAAAAATTGTATCTAGCGCTGTTAATCCCCGGCGCATAAAGAATCTCAGCGGTTCAGATGCTGATATAGGAAAAGAAGATTATGAAAGAATCAAAGAACAGCTTTTTGAAGTCCTTAAGAGTTCTCCTGAGCAAAGATATGCTTATTTGTTAGGCTACAAAGATGGGAAAATTTTCTTTTATGTTGATGCTGAGCCTGTTGATTCTTCTGGCTTTGCTCCTCCGGGAGAAAGCTATAAGGATTTCCCACTGGAATTAATCAGTTGTTTTGTGAAAGGTGATAGTAAGGTTATAGGCCCTTATAAAGATAAATGGGGTGATTGGGTTTCTGCTTTTGTCCCAGTCAGGGATTTTCAGACTAAAGAAATACTCGCGGTGTTAGGCGTGGATACCATGGTGTCAAAATGGGAAAACCTCGTATATAATTACAGGCTTTCCGGTATAGCGATTTCTTTCATTCTATTCGTATTTTTCGGAGTTTTTGTACTTATTATTCAGCTGCGAATTATTTCTGCAGAGGCTTTAGTTGAAAATGAAATTAAATTCCGTAAATTGTTTGAAAATTCCTTTGACGCGGTAATGATGCTTGATAGTAGGGGAATTTTTGATTTCAATCCCGCGGCTTTAAGAATGTTTCGTATTACCGATAAAAATAAGATAATTGGCTTAAATCCCGGAATACTTTCTCCACCTCATCAGCCTGATGGCATGGATTCGGTTGCATTAGCTTCTCGGCGTATTAATGAAGCAATGGAGAATGGTTCTTGCCAGTTTGAGTGGTTGCATCAGAGGTCAGATGGGAGTAATTTTATAACAGAAGTAAGGCTTTCAGCTTTTGATTTATTCGGCCGCAGTGTTGTCCAGGCAATTGTTCTTGATATCAGTGAGCGCAAGCGCCAGGAAGAAAAGATAAGGCAGGCAGCGGAAGAATGGCAGCGCACATTTGATTCTATACCTGACCTTGTTTTTATTATGGATACAGAATCGCACATTGTTAAGGCAAATAAAGCTTTTATTGATATTTTTGGCGAAAATGGCAAGCCTGATAATTTTATCGGGAAGAAATGTTATGAGATTATTCATAAATCCACGGAACATTGGCCGACTTGCCCTTTAAAGGGCACTATTGATAGTAGAAAATCTGTTACGGCTGAAGTGGATGATTTACAGATAGGCAGGCCTTTGTTAGTTACAACAGCAGCTGTGTTGGATGATGCTGGCAATGTTATAAATATAGTACATTCCGCAAAAGATATTACCGAGATTAAAAAAGCACAGGTTGCCTTGCAGGAGGCGAACAAGAAGCTTGAGGAGATTAATTTGCGCAAATCAATCTTTGTGGCAAATGTATCGCATGAATTTAAGAATCCTCTTGCTATAATCAACGAATCATTGGGGCTTATCATTGATAGAATCGCCGGAGAAATAAGCCAAAAGCAGGAAAGCTTGATAAGGACTGCGAAAGAAAATATTGAACGCCTGACGCGTTTAGTAACTGACCTTTTGGATGTTTCTAAGATTGAATCAGGGAAGATGGGATTAAGAAAAGAACAGCTCGATATATCAGTATTATTGAAAGAAATCCTGCCTGTTTATGAGAGGGAGATTTGGAAGAAACAGCTTAGCCTTAAGGAGGAAGTTGCAGCAGGCGCAGGGTTAGTTTGGGCTGATAGGGACAAGTTGACAGAAGTTATAATAAATCTTTTAAACAACGCGATTAAATATACTCTCCCTGGAGGAAGCATTGATATAAAACTAAGCGGGGTTGAAAAAGAAATACGTTTTGAGATTTTTAATTCCGGTGAAGGGATACCGGATGAATACAAAGAAAAAATATTTGATAAGTTTGAAAGGATTACTTCGGAAAAAGAAGAAGGAACAGGCCTTGGCCTTCCAATAGCCAAGGATATAATTGAACTTCATAAGGGAAAACTTTGGGTAGAGAGCGAATTTGGTAAAGGCAGTAAGTTTATATTTACCCTTCCAAGAGCTTGAAAATAATTCTAAAGAATATGCCAAATCTTTAAAAATATTGATAATTTATGTTTATAGTTTATAATAACACCATGTAAATTAATTTGCCTCTAATTCTATCCGGTGGATTAGGGAAAACTTGTGTTTAAGGAGACCAATATGATTTTAAATTTTTTCCCAAGAGAAATTAGTTTTTTTGATTTGTTTGATAAGCAAATTGGTTATGCGGTTGATGCCGCGAAGCTTTTTAATCAAATAGTCTCTAAAGGCGAGATTAACGAAGAGTCGCATAAGAAAATAAGAGAGCTCGAACATCTGGGAGACGAAGCAGCGCATTCTATTATAGACCAGCTGAATAAGACTTTTATTACTCCTTTTGACCGGGAAGATATACATACTTTGACGAAGGAGATTGATGACGTCATTGATATGATTAATACAATTATGAACCGTTTAGTTATTTATAAAATATCAGGTAAGGATAAAAATCTTATTGAGTTTGCTTCGGTTATTGAAAATTCAGTTATTGCTGTTGCTTGTGCGGTGAATGGTTTAAGGAATATGAAGAATTTTAAATCTGTTTCTGAGTCTTGCGTTGAGATTAACCGTCTTGAGAATGTAGGGGACTCTATGAGAGATAAGGCGCTCGCCGAACTTTTTGAAAAAGAAAAAAATCCCATAGCGGTAATTAAATGGAAAGAGATTTATCAAGATGCAGAAACAGTCCTTGATATCTGCGAAGACGTTGCGCATGTAGTTGAATCTTTGTTTGTAAAACAGGCTTAAGTTAAATGACATTAAGTATTATTTTTCTGATATTGTTAGCTTTAGTTTTTGATTTCTTGAATGGTTTCCATGATTCAGCAAATTCTATAGCTACGATTGTTTCAACAAGAGTTTTATCCCCTCGTTTAGCGGTTTTTTGGGCGGCTTTCTTTAATTTCATCGCTTTTTTATTTTTTGGCCTGCATGTTGCAAATACTATCGGAAAAGGCATTATTGATATCGCGATTATTGATAAGGGTATCATTTTTGGAACACTTATTGGAGCTTGTGGTTGGAATATAATTACTTGGTATTTTGGGCTGCCTACCAGTTCTTCTCATGCTTTAATCGGAGGGATGATTGGTTCTGCTTTGGTTAAGGCCGGGCCCAAATCTCTTGTTTGGAGCGGGATATTAAAGACAGTGACTTTTATAATTATTTCTC contains:
- a CDS encoding TonB-dependent receptor → MKKYLIALVVSCILSLPGYLKAEDVNLNKIVVTASRIEESSGDIGRTIDVVTSKDIEKSGSQDLADAITNLTSVDISNYGGPNATKTIRMRGSTGAQVLVLMDGRPINNPRDGEVDFSTIPLDNVSRVEVMHGPGSSLYGSSAMGGVVNIITKNPPREGQKAEIYSSFGTRRTYIERMLYGAKAPKLGFLISGGYQSSEGFRENSTLNAKDCNLKLGYDLNSENNLSLNSGFYKSRVGVPYKVSTPDLEDKQNTLNRFFDFSWNFKPDTKTTLLAKVYQNYDRLEFLDFSSGYSNKSIHGTTVRGGDLQFEKQLLDLYRLVCGFNYVKNMNDSTATAKHKYDVTAGYLQNHFDLFDKLKINLGARIDNYSNFGTQFNPNLDFLYTLNEAIKLHGLVSRSFRAPTFNDLYWPRTDYYYYGFWVGGEEGDPNLKPEKGVTEELGVETKLNKYITSGLTYYHSDYDQLIQWSDDGSGMWRPQNVSSASINGIEFENLVDISDKFGLGINYTFLMARDKKTHKYLVYQPENKIDSSLKYNDHNGLTAELKSQFTGVRFNDANNTGKVKSFFVLGLNVSKKFKSGLTYFAYIDNLLNRKYQVQSGFPMPGFSFTGGVKAEF
- a CDS encoding ATP-binding protein — protein: MIKFFLSQMDYILFVYGLSFIVIAVISLLLFVSHKEKWLWKWLAWFGFFQGIYAWLNLLTLHTISNEIFNVVTIFFLIVSLVCFFESGRWYIEKSYGRLFSRWVYIPAFLLLILGWHLDGITGVNVFSRYIFGAIGGLLVAFVFFKVSKTNIFKRTRSSFVLPQVIILVLFSLSQIIVPYAKFPPANFINQDAFFQVTGIPIQLIRALVILISALFLWLYFRSAEVLPVASKSKKEKYIIAGLVYVILFFGWIITEQIGEYYKKEINHNLLRDAKIVSSAVNPRRIKNLSGSDADIGKEDYERIKEQLFEVLKSSPEQRYAYLLGYKDGKIFFYVDAEPVDSSGFAPPGESYKDFPLELISCFVKGDSKVIGPYKDKWGDWVSAFVPVRDFQTKEILAVLGVDTMVSKWENLVYNYRLSGIAISFILFVFFGVFVLIIQLRIISAEALVENEIKFRKLFENSFDAVMMLDSRGIFDFNPAALRMFRITDKNKIIGLNPGILSPPHQPDGMDSVALASRRINEAMENGSCQFEWLHQRSDGSNFITEVRLSAFDLFGRSVVQAIVLDISERKRQEEKIRQAAEEWQRTFDSIPDLVFIMDTESHIVKANKAFIDIFGENGKPDNFIGKKCYEIIHKSTEHWPTCPLKGTIDSRKSVTAEVDDLQIGRPLLVTTAAVLDDAGNVINIVHSAKDITEIKKAQVALQEANKKLEEINLRKSIFVANVSHEFKNPLAIINESLGLIIDRIAGEISQKQESLIRTAKENIERLTRLVTDLLDVSKIESGKMGLRKEQLDISVLLKEILPVYEREIWKKQLSLKEEVAAGAGLVWADRDKLTEVIINLLNNAIKYTLPGGSIDIKLSGVEKEIRFEIFNSGEGIPDEYKEKIFDKFERITSEKEEGTGLGLPIAKDIIELHKGKLWVESEFGKGSKFIFTLPRA
- a CDS encoding DUF47 family protein; the encoded protein is MILNFFPREISFFDLFDKQIGYAVDAAKLFNQIVSKGEINEESHKKIRELEHLGDEAAHSIIDQLNKTFITPFDREDIHTLTKEIDDVIDMINTIMNRLVIYKISGKDKNLIEFASVIENSVIAVACAVNGLRNMKNFKSVSESCVEINRLENVGDSMRDKALAELFEKEKNPIAVIKWKEIYQDAETVLDICEDVAHVVESLFVKQA